Proteins found in one Planctomycetia bacterium genomic segment:
- the hisA gene encoding 1-(5-phosphoribosyl)-5-[(5-phosphoribosylamino)methylideneamino]imidazole-4-carboxamide isomerase — MEIWPAIDLRGGQCVRLQQGDYNRETVFADDPVAVARDFVAQGGRCLHLVDLDGARDGKLVNLDVVRAIVHAVDIPCELGGGVRDEAAIRTLLEAGLSRVVVGTKALREPDWFREMCHKFPNRLALGIDARSGMVATHGWLETSDVSAIAMARQFSDEPIAALIYTDIATDGMLQGPNLAAMSEMAAAVSLPVIASGGVSSAADVARLTETGVAGCIIGRALYENRLTLPEAIAASQSSAMP; from the coding sequence CAACAGGGAGACTACAACCGCGAGACCGTCTTCGCCGACGATCCGGTCGCCGTCGCGCGCGACTTCGTCGCACAAGGAGGCCGGTGTCTGCACTTGGTCGATCTCGACGGCGCTCGCGACGGGAAGCTCGTCAACCTCGACGTCGTCCGGGCCATCGTGCATGCGGTCGACATCCCCTGCGAGCTCGGCGGCGGCGTGCGCGACGAAGCCGCGATCCGGACGTTGCTCGAAGCCGGCTTGTCGCGCGTCGTCGTCGGCACGAAGGCGCTCCGCGAGCCCGATTGGTTTCGTGAGATGTGTCATAAATTTCCGAATCGTTTGGCGCTCGGCATCGATGCCCGCAGCGGCATGGTTGCGACGCATGGTTGGCTTGAGACGAGTGATGTTTCGGCGATTGCGATGGCCCGCCAGTTCTCCGACGAGCCGATCGCCGCGCTGATCTATACCGACATCGCGACCGACGGCATGTTGCAAGGCCCGAACCTCGCCGCGATGAGCGAGATGGCGGCCGCTGTTTCTCTTCCGGTCATCGCATCGGGTGGAGTGAGTTCGGCTGCCGATGTCGCTCGTCTGACCGAAACCGGCGTCGCCGGTTGCATCATCGGACGGGCTCTTTACGAGAATCGTCTAACCCTACCGGAGGCGATCGCGGCCTCGCAAAGTTCTGCGATGCCGTAG